The stretch of DNA GCGAAAGGCATGAGGGAAACAGCAGCATCGCATAAAGAACAGGCCTTAGCGTTATTATCGAAAGAAAATTTAGACTTAGAAAGAGCGGTACAAATATGGAAACAATTTAGGACAGTATATTTCACTCGACATAGTCCACAACAACTGGCTTGGCACACTAAGCATCTATTGGCTCATAAAAATAGAACTAAGCAACCATTAGTATGGATCAGTGAGCAGTCTGTTAGAGGTGGCACTCAGGTGTTTGTTTATGCAAAAGATCAAGCCGGCCTTTTTGCGAATATAGTGTCCGTTTTCCATAACAAAAACGTAAACGTTGTTGACGCCCATATTATGAATACCAAAGATGGCTATTTAATCGATACATTTATCGTTTTAGATCATGATAATACTGTCATCGATTCTGCTAGTCGTCGCAATGACATAAAAGAGACAATTGCAAAAGTACTTACAGGCGAAATCTCGATAATACGAGCACAAAAACGTGTCCCTAGGCAAATAAAGCAGTTTTCAATGCCACTGCGCGTTCGGTTTATGGATGCAAAAAGCAACAAACGAGACATGATGGAGTTTACAGCGCTAGACACTCCAGGATTGCTCGCTAAAATAGCCAAAGTATTTAGTGAAATGAACATACTCTTGTATTCAGCAAAAATTTCTACAAATGGCGAAAAAGCAGAGGATATTTTTAAAATATCCACGGCGACAAGAGAAAGACTGAACGAACAACAAAAACAAGATTTAGTAGAAGCATTACAAGCTGAAATTAACGACTGAACAAAGGAAGAATATGAGCCAGCTACAAAATATTATTGAGAATGCGTTTGAACAACGTGACCAAATCACCCCAAGCACGGTCAGCCAAGAAATAAAGACAGCTGTTGAAGAAACACTGCTTATGCTAGATCGTGGTGAAGCCCGTGTCGCTGAAAAAATCGCTGGCGAATGGGTCGTTCATCAGTGGCTTAAAAAGGCAGTTTTATTATCTTTTAGAATAAAAGACAATGAGTTGATGGACGGCGCTGAAACTAAATACTGGGATAAAGTAGACAGCAAATTTGCCAATTACACTGCGGATGACTTCAAGGCTCAAGGTATGCGAGTTGTGCCTCCTGCGGCGGTAAGAAAAGGTGCGTTTATTGGTAAAAATGTTGTCCTTATGCCTTCTTATACAAATATTGGTGCTTTTGTTGATGAAGGCACTATGGTGGATACTTGGGCGACAGTGGGCTCATGTGCACAAATCGGTAAAAACGTACACTTGTCTGGCGGTGTTGGTATTGGTGGTGTTTTAGAGCCATTACAAGCAAACCCAACAATCATTGAAGATAATTGTTTTATTGGTGCGCGTTCTGAAGTTGTAGAAGGTGTAATTGTTGAAGAAGGCGCCGTGCTTTCAATGGGCGTTTATATTAGCCAGTCAACACGTATTTATGATCGCGAGACAGGTGAGATTACCTATGGTCGAGTTCCAGCTGGTGCGGTAGTCGTTCCAGGCTCTTTACCTTCAAAAGATGGCTCACACACATTATACGCAGCTATCATAGTTAAGAAAGTAGATGCTCAAACCCGTGCTAAAGTAGGTGTTAATGCTTTACTTCGTGGCATTGACGAGTAATGTAACGACTATTGGCGACTTCGGTCGCCTTTATGTGTATCAAATAGACAAAGCCTATCAATACCTAAGAAGTGGTTTAAACAAAAGAACATTAACTATATGCTCGATAATCCAGAGTTTCTTACCAAAGCAATCAACACGCTAATGCCATTTGGCAAGTACGCCGGTCGTAAACTTATCGATTTACCAGAACCTTATTTAGTTTGGTTTCATAAGCAAGGCTTTCCAAACAATCAATTAGGTCAACAGCTAGCGCTCATGTATGAAATAAAACTGAATGGATTAGAGGGTATGTTGACGAGACTAAAAACTCCCTATTAACATTTTGTAATACTTTTTTTTATTAGTTTTATTTATTTGTAATAATCGCGTTTATATACCCCTCATGTCTTTATCTTCAACGCCTGCGCGATAGAATATTATTCCCTCCAAACACACCTTAACCCGCAATTTTGTGTAATTAACCTAATCTTTAGGAAAAATTTTCTACAATTTTTGTAAAAAACAAGCTAGTGTCTGAGTCTACATTTTTAGCAAGCACTCCATTGAAGAGAGTGTAAATGTGGTCTCAGGACAAAGGAATGCATCTAACAATCTTGTGAAGCGCAAAGCGACACAGAACATGAAAAGAGAAGATAGATGACAAACTATAATAAAAAACAAGCGCCAACCATGACTTTAGTGGCATTGGCAACGGCAGCAACCCTGTCTATGGGTGCAGCAAACGCTGCTAACCTGCAAGAAGTAGAAAAGAAAGAATACGTTGGTACTCAGGCTGATTTTGCAGAGTGGAAAGCTAAACAACGTGAATTAATTATTGAAGATCAAACAGATCAATTCATTATCGAATATTTAGACAACGTAGACACAAAAAAAGAAGCTAAAAAACTAGCTAAGCGTTTACGTAAGATGCTTAAAAAAAGTGGTGTTAAGCATAAAGGTAAGCTTAAAAACAAAAAGCACATTTTTAAATTAGCACAAAAAATTGGCAGTAAAGAGCGAAAAGCATTCCTTGATTTAGTTCGCCAAGATAAAAATATTAAAATGGCCGAGATGGACCCTGTTCGTTTCTTAATGGCTGAAAACGTTCCTTGGGGCGTTCCTAACATTCAAGCCGATCAAGTATCAGATGCAAACGCTGGTAACATGACGGTTTGTATCATTGATTCTGGTTATCAAGCTAACAATCCTGATTTAGCATCAAATAATGCAACTGGTACAAATGATCCAGGTACAGGTAATTGGTACCAAGCTGGCGGTTCACATGGCACACACGTTGCCGGTACTATTGCAGCAGTAAACAACAACGAAGGCGTTGTTGGAGTTATGCCAAATACCAATGTAAACCTTCATATTGTTAAAGTATTTAACGAAGCAGGTTGGGGTTATAGCTCTGACTTAGTAACAGCAGTTAATACTTGTGTTAACAATGGTGCCAAAGTTGTAAACATGAGTTTGGGTGGTCCTTCACAAAGCACTTCTGAACGTAATGGTTTAGAAGCAGCTACGGCCCAAGGTGTGTTACTAATTGCAGCTTCTGGTAACGATGGTGATTCAAG from Psychrosphaera aestuarii encodes:
- the dapD gene encoding 2,3,4,5-tetrahydropyridine-2,6-dicarboxylate N-succinyltransferase; this encodes MSQLQNIIENAFEQRDQITPSTVSQEIKTAVEETLLMLDRGEARVAEKIAGEWVVHQWLKKAVLLSFRIKDNELMDGAETKYWDKVDSKFANYTADDFKAQGMRVVPPAAVRKGAFIGKNVVLMPSYTNIGAFVDEGTMVDTWATVGSCAQIGKNVHLSGGVGIGGVLEPLQANPTIIEDNCFIGARSEVVEGVIVEEGAVLSMGVYISQSTRIYDRETGEITYGRVPAGAVVVPGSLPSKDGSHTLYAAIIVKKVDAQTRAKVGVNALLRGIDE
- a CDS encoding DUF3820 family protein — encoded protein: MLDNPEFLTKAINTLMPFGKYAGRKLIDLPEPYLVWFHKQGFPNNQLGQQLALMYEIKLNGLEGMLTRLKTPY